The following coding sequences are from one Dermacentor silvarum isolate Dsil-2018 chromosome 4, BIME_Dsil_1.4, whole genome shotgun sequence window:
- the LOC125945087 gene encoding THAP domain-containing protein 1-like, translating to MPASCVAYGCSNYFSGKGSTSLFRFPFEKRDPERRAAWIRAVKRVNPDGSAWQPSQYSRICGAHFVTGRPSNFSRHPDYVPSVFTYTRSVGAPAVRRHSRWMNRQDRECATSPTLSHKHKHNFKTDSAGAQCPQTTP from the exons ATGCCGGCTAGTTGTGTTGCGTATGGGTGCTCAAATTACTTCAGTGGCAAAGGGAGCACCAGTTTATTTCGGTTTCCGTTCGAGAAGAGGGATCCGGAGAGGAGAGCAGCATGGATACGAGCCGTAAAGCGAGTAAACCCCGATGGCTCCGCGTGGCAACCGAGCCAGTACTCCAGGATCTGCGGAGCTCATTTCGTAACAG GTCGCCCGTCGAACTTCAGCAGGCACCCCGACTATGTGCCGAGCGTGTTTACCTACACACGGTCTGTTGGCGCACCGGCAGTGCGTAGGCATAGCCGTTGGATGAACAGACAGGACAGAGAAT GTGCTACCAGCCCCACATTGTCTCATAAACACAAACACAACTTCAAGACTGATTCTGCAGGTGCACAGTGCCCTCAAACAACTCCTTGA